The sequence CTCATTCTGTTGGTACACGAACGCGTCCTCATCTTCTTCACTTTCTCATCAAGaaacagagcaggaaaacaaaacaagcgaGCCGTCGGTCCTGCTGGCGCCTCCATCAGGCTGAGCCCTGCGGCCTGTGAGGATGTCAGTATGAATGATGTGATGTTTGCTGCCTGCTAATTAAAGACTgcactttaatatttaatatctgACCAGTGAACTGCACTCTGGAGACGCTGGGCGCTGCTCAGAGGTGCGGtgctttcacttttcaaaataaaagctcccAAAGATGCAACTGATTTTTCAAAGCGATGAAGGCACACGTTCAAGGCTGCGAATGTTCTCTCTTCTAGAATTTATTTAGTCGCTTCTGTACAGAAAGAGCAGATGCTTCACATTAAGATACAAGGATGAAGACAACCGGAAAGGAATGGAGAGGAACGCGGCCGTTCAGATCTTTCCAGGAAATGTTCCCGCCTCCAGCTGCTCGTCCCATTTCCGGACCTGAAGGAAAGACGAccagaaaacaggaagtcagtgacgaacagagacagacacagctgGACATCAGACCGGGACCGGACGCAGCCTCCACACCTGAGGGCCAGTTTGAAGACAGGGGACACAGTACGGACGGGGTTCATACAAGCTCTGAGGAGGACTACGACTCCTGGGACGAGAAGACTCAGCAGGTGGAGACTGCAGAGAGTCGAACATCGGCAAAACCACATGTAGAGACGGAATATTTTCACGTCCTACTCGGTCAGTGGAGGATTTATTTCAAACCAGGATGCGCGTTTTACAAATGAGTTAACAAGGCAGTTAAACTCATCTCAGTTTGCTAAGACGAGACAAACCGGCACAATGTGGACGAGCAAATCTGGTGTCCAGTCCTTCACACGGATCTCTACAGGTGCCCACCATGAAGACGCACTCGGTGCAACTCACCCAGCTGATGGGACAGAGGCTTTTGTAGACCCTCTGGTACCAAACGCAGGGAGACGTGTCCTGGTCTTTGGTAGCCAGAGCTTTGTTACATCTGTGGAAATCTGCAGAGGAGACAGgacagacggagagacagaggcgagacagacagagagacagacagaggagagacagacagaggacagacagacggaggagagacagacagagacaaacagagacagatgagatgTTGGATCAGGACCTGAACAGCCGGTGGTGAAGCCTGATGTGGCTGCTAATCACAGTGAGACATTAATGAGTCGGTTTCAAAACCCAAACAATCAATACTTTCTATAAGCTTCACACAGTCGAGCTTCAGACTGCGTGAAGCTGCACACCTCGGGGTTCTTTCACACCTAAACTTTATGGGTGTGAGATAATATCAGCAACACCTGTGTATGACAGCATACGGACTTTCAGTGCAAGAATGAGTGTGAATTAATATTCCAGTGTGTCACGGTGACAGGAACAGAAACGAGGCGTGAACCGTTACTGTACgtcttcttcctgtctccacCTGCGAGTCATAACATGTGCTCCATTTGCAGTCTAATAATGTTTATAATCAGTTTAATCTTCGTTTGCGATTCAAACACGAATGTGCTGCATCAGAGTCTAATTTCCCCATGTGGGTCCTGATGACGCTGATCACCCAAAGCGTCCAATCAGTGAGTCGCCTGTCGGTCTGTCTGGCCTCATGTTTACGCCCAGTGGGTCattttaagtgaaatgaaacCACATTACGTTCCCGTTTCGGTCTGAACCGAATGAACGGAGCTGCAGATGTGAGAACAGCCTCAGTGTGCCATCCTGAACATCTGGAATTACGTTTGGGCTCTGCAGAGTTTAGCTGCACCGCACTTTGATCAGCGACGAGTGAAACGACCCTCAGTGACGAGGCCTGGCCAAGAGTCGCGACTGAAACCAAGCTGGAATGTGGCCacacaaataaagacataaatatAAAGGCAAGCACACAACAAAATCCTGATTCGGAAAAAGGTGGAGACAGAAATATTATTACAATAACAGAGAGTGCAATTAgccatcaaacacacaacaaacataaCGTgcaatttaatgtttttcttgcaTTATTTCAAATgcaacagcaggaggaggaagaggaggaagaggaggaagaggggggagaggagggagagggtgaagaggagggagaggagggagagggtgaagaggagggagaggagggagagggtgaagaggagggagaggaggcttCAATCAGACTTTGTAggtaaatttgacatttttggcagTTGATTTCTTTAATCTCTTAGCCTCACAGTGAAATATGTGATATGAAAAGTATAAAAACGTCTAATCAAATGAATCACTGGACGAAGACAAACTGCGTGTCTCCTCCTGAAGTTTCCGTCCCCCTCGTCTCTCGAGAAGACACCAAGTCTACGAGATGCTCAGCGTTGTGTGACCAGATGAAGAGCAAATCAAGACGAGACAAAACACACGAGTGGCGGCAGAAGCCTGAGACACTCGTGCGCGTCTTTCATCGCTTTAACCTTCAGCTCCACCAATCACACGCTGACATTAAGCAAAAGGCTTAGACAGAAACTTAAGAGCAAAGCAAAGTGACTCCCAGGCAGCTGTGACCTGCGTCCATCTTTACCTTCTGTGGTTAAAAGCTCAGGTTGGATTGGGCTTGACAGGAAGCGAGGGACCTGCCCTGCATTGGCCTGACACAAggaaacacgcacacattctGTATCAGTGGCAGCATAACTTAGGAGGAAACCTTAAGAAACACCCGAGGCATTACACTTTAGCAGCCTTGACTGGGCCTCCGCCTTATGAACTTACCCAGATAGTTCTGGAAACAGTTGCGGGTCTGGTTGGTGTTGGGAAAGCGGGCATCGAACGGGGCCGTCCTGTAGTTCTTGATCTTCTCCTCAAACTGTTCAGACATCTTCAGCTTCTGAAGAAGACCAACAGCATATGAGCAGAAGGTCAGCGCTTCTGCACGACAGCGCAGGGCTCTTGTTCTAATCCCCGAAACACACAGCAATGAGCGCCGTTTCTTCAGCTCTTGGTCACTGTGTTGAATGCCGAATTTACCAGATGACTTTTCTGACTGGTAACAGACTTCAGTTGTGCTCTACAATGTTGTATTCATCAATAACACaggagaaatagaaaaaaaacgGCCTTTTCCAAAGGGAGTTCGGCACGCGTCTGAATAGAACAAATGATGGAGCGTTCTGATTTAATATGAAGGTTGGCACTAAAAGACCATAAACAATCAGAGCGGCTGTTTGGCTGCTGGTGAAGATGAAGAACAAAAGCTCATCCAAAAACACTCTTTCATTAAAATATCGAGAATTATTCACCTTGTCGCTGAAGAGGTTAAGTTAACGTTAAGCCGGGATCAGCTGTTACTCGGCGTTTGAGAAACGCAAGCGGACACTTTCTACATTTAACCTTCGTGCCACAGATAAACACGTCAACGACAAAACAAATACGTTCAAATAAATCATTAACAGCGTTTTAATGAAGCAGAAAGCCCAAAAACTATTTacctttcaaaatgaaattgcGATGATGTTAACGTTCGGCGTCCTTTAATCTGAAGGGATGCTTAGTCGCGGTGCATGCCGGGAAACAAGAAATAGCCTCAGGTAACCTTTGAAAAGGCAGCAGCGCCACCTGCTGCCCACAGCGAGGAGGTACAATACTTCTACAAAAAGGTAAATATTTGGAATCTGAAAAGCCGAAtttcaagaaagaaaataatagaaaatataaaCTAAACTCTAATTCAgttagttttaattagtttttagGGCGGGTTGGCtagttttagttagttttcattttttactaaatgcttagttttagtttagtttttattagttttagtattagttttagttttttcatACTTTGGGTCATTTGTCAGGTGCAGGATTCAAAAAGATCAGAGTAAGTATTGTGTAATAAAACTCAACAGAAGATaccatttaaaaatgtattctgttaCTGTTTAACAACCAACCGTCCACAACAACCATAACAGTCCACAGGATAGCAGCCTTATGTGCAAAATGAGTGTAATACTGCTTCTGGGGTTCATGGGGGGCTATACCCCATGCTTCCAATGTCTCATCAATGCAGCGAGCAATAGTCTCCCCAGTGTGTGGATGCTCCATTCGGTGTAGGTTAAGCAGAGCATGGTAAACGCGGCCTCCAGGTGGATGA comes from Scatophagus argus isolate fScaArg1 chromosome 17, fScaArg1.pri, whole genome shotgun sequence and encodes:
- the LOC124074630 gene encoding cytochrome c oxidase subunit 6B1-like isoform X1, coding for MPAFPTPTRPATVSRTIWANAGQVPRFLSSPIQPELLTTEDFHRCNKALATKDQDTSPCVWYQRVYKSLCPISWVRKWDEQLEAGTFPGKI
- the LOC124074630 gene encoding cytochrome c oxidase subunit 6B1-like isoform X2, whose protein sequence is MSEQFEEKIKNYRTAPFDARFPNTNQTRNCFQNYLDFHRCNKALATKDQDTSPCVWYQRVYKSLCPISWVRKWDEQLEAGTFPGKI